In Syntrophus gentianae, a genomic segment contains:
- the queF gene encoding preQ(1) synthase yields the protein MQNSTQPEDLSKLTLLGREAKPSKKLETFPNRHPGRNYVVTLETTEFTCVCPMTGQPDFADLKIQYIPDASILESKSLKLYLWSYRNEGIFHEHVTNVILEDLVAALSPRWCKVTANFGVRGGISISVEAEYSKPGTSQP from the coding sequence ATGCAGAATTCGACGCAACCGGAAGACCTCAGCAAACTGACCCTGCTCGGTCGGGAGGCAAAACCGTCCAAGAAGCTGGAAACCTTTCCTAACCGTCACCCCGGCCGGAACTATGTCGTTACTCTGGAAACGACCGAATTTACCTGTGTCTGCCCCATGACAGGTCAGCCGGACTTCGCCGATCTCAAGATCCAATACATCCCGGATGCCTCCATTCTCGAATCCAAATCCCTGAAGCTCTACCTCTGGTCCTACCGCAATGAAGGCATTTTTCACGAACATGTCACCAATGTCATCCTGGAGGATCTGGTCGCCGCGCTTTCGCCCCGCTGGTGCAAAGTAACGGCAAACTTCGGGGTCCGCGGGGGGATATCCATTTCCGTCGAGGCCGAATATTCCAAACCGGGGACATCTCAGCCATGA